One stretch of Amycolatopsis sp. NBC_00345 DNA includes these proteins:
- a CDS encoding beta-ketoacyl synthase N-terminal-like domain-containing protein, producing MNALDHEDAVAVVGLSVRLPGCDSVARYWSILEAGEDSITRREAAAAATFVPAYGSVPGPGHFDRDRFGIAASEALLTDPQQRLLLEAVDEALGTANVDRAGTTAVSVYAGVGHSDYERWVGSALAGRPGVDAQSLEVTNRGDYAATRVAYRLGLQGAAVTVQSACSTALTAVHLAVQDLLGHGSDLAVAAASSVRVPAPGGYDAPLGGIGSADGVCRPFDAAAGGSVPGDGVGAVVFKRLADAVRDGDEIWAVVRGSAMNNDGSGKSGFAGVDAAAQTEVIRAALDVAGLGPADIDYVEAHGSATLIGDSTEWSALAEVFAEAGHPVHVGAVKGGLGHLREAAGLAGFAKVVLSLRHRRFAATPHFERLPADLAARSGPLRPLGEALDWPAVPGRPRRAGVSAFGLGGTNCHVVLEEAPAAPVTTPSRDPQLLLLSSHHPDALDADLAALRDHLGENPSRIADAAWTTQTARHRYPHRAYAVVRSPDEVAGAFESDRLRIQRGHTTADAPEVVFVLPGIGSHYPGMGAELARRDPLFARNLEAVVAVADPLTDGAVGRSFATEPARPDRGGDRVDLRALLRRDGSAPAPRELRELHLSLFCMEHAMARTLMDLGIRPAALLGHSLGEWVAAVLAGVVGLEDAMAAVARRADLVKTAGPGAMLSVLAAAEEVERYAVEDTWIAAENGPGHCVFSGRPDAVSTLAGRLRAAGFTTLPVDARHPFHTPQLAAAAARLGEDLRHVDLAPARIPIASSVLGAWLDGEVPEPGYWRDHMVSRVRFAAAAGLVLSRHRVLVEVGPGTARPWIAQADPDAVCVRTVRQSYENAGDRQILLEALGELWAHGVEADWPRLHRDTVDRNPEHRNPVRRATLPPRALLRRRYLPDTEPPAGPWPAPGAARQAEPVPETPAQEPPPEEEAPGSSVGQFLAHRFRVLLGLREVHPDDHFFHLGGDSLMGVHLISGLKELTGRAVPSSVVFASATLGGMTREVQEWLATNEYEPEPLDHGSPVS from the coding sequence GTGAACGCGCTCGACCACGAGGACGCCGTCGCGGTCGTCGGGCTGTCCGTGCGGCTGCCCGGCTGTGACAGCGTGGCGCGGTACTGGTCCATCCTCGAAGCCGGCGAAGACAGCATCACCCGGCGAGAAGCCGCCGCGGCCGCCACGTTCGTGCCCGCCTACGGATCGGTGCCGGGTCCCGGTCACTTCGACCGCGACCGCTTCGGGATCGCCGCGTCCGAGGCGCTGCTGACCGATCCGCAGCAGCGGCTGCTGCTGGAGGCCGTCGACGAGGCGCTGGGCACGGCCAACGTCGACCGGGCCGGGACGACGGCGGTCAGCGTCTACGCCGGGGTCGGCCACAGCGACTACGAGCGGTGGGTCGGCAGTGCGCTGGCCGGCCGCCCCGGCGTCGACGCCCAGTCCCTGGAGGTGACCAACCGCGGCGACTACGCCGCCACCCGGGTCGCCTACCGGCTCGGCCTCCAGGGCGCCGCCGTCACCGTGCAGTCGGCCTGCTCCACCGCGCTGACCGCCGTCCACCTGGCCGTGCAGGACCTGCTCGGCCACGGCAGCGACCTCGCCGTGGCCGCCGCGTCCTCGGTCCGGGTCCCCGCTCCCGGCGGCTACGACGCCCCGCTCGGCGGCATCGGCTCCGCGGACGGGGTGTGCCGCCCCTTCGACGCGGCGGCGGGCGGGTCCGTCCCCGGCGACGGCGTCGGCGCCGTCGTCTTCAAGCGGCTGGCCGACGCGGTGCGCGACGGCGACGAGATCTGGGCCGTGGTGCGGGGCAGCGCCATGAACAACGACGGCTCCGGCAAGTCGGGTTTCGCCGGGGTCGACGCCGCCGCCCAGACCGAGGTGATCCGGGCCGCGCTGGACGTGGCCGGGCTCGGGCCCGCGGACATCGACTACGTGGAGGCGCACGGCAGCGCGACCCTGATCGGGGACTCCACCGAGTGGTCGGCGCTGGCCGAGGTGTTCGCCGAGGCCGGCCACCCGGTCCACGTCGGGGCGGTCAAGGGCGGTCTCGGGCATCTGCGGGAAGCGGCGGGCCTGGCCGGCTTCGCCAAGGTGGTGCTTTCTCTGCGCCACCGGCGTTTCGCCGCCACCCCGCACTTCGAGCGGCTGCCCGCCGACCTGGCCGCCCGGTCCGGCCCGCTGCGGCCGCTGGGCGAGGCCCTGGACTGGCCCGCGGTGCCCGGCCGGCCCCGGCGGGCCGGGGTGAGCGCCTTCGGCCTCGGCGGCACGAACTGCCACGTGGTGCTGGAGGAAGCGCCCGCCGCACCGGTGACGACGCCCTCGCGGGATCCCCAGTTGCTGCTGCTGTCCAGCCACCACCCGGACGCACTGGACGCCGACCTGGCCGCGCTCCGCGACCACTTGGGCGAGAACCCTTCGCGGATCGCGGACGCGGCGTGGACGACCCAGACCGCACGCCACCGCTATCCGCATCGGGCCTACGCCGTGGTGCGCTCTCCGGACGAGGTGGCCGGGGCGTTCGAAAGCGACCGGCTGCGCATCCAGCGCGGCCACACCACCGCCGACGCCCCCGAGGTCGTGTTCGTGCTGCCGGGCATCGGCAGTCACTACCCGGGCATGGGCGCCGAACTGGCCCGCAGGGACCCGCTGTTCGCCCGCAACCTCGAGGCCGTCGTGGCCGTGGCGGACCCGCTGACCGACGGCGCCGTGGGCCGGTCGTTCGCCACCGAGCCGGCCCGGCCGGACCGCGGGGGCGACCGCGTGGACCTGCGCGCCCTGCTGCGGCGCGACGGCTCGGCGCCCGCGCCCCGTGAACTGCGCGAGCTGCACCTGTCGCTGTTCTGCATGGAACACGCCATGGCCCGCACGCTGATGGACCTCGGGATCCGCCCGGCCGCGCTGCTGGGCCACAGCCTGGGGGAGTGGGTGGCGGCCGTGCTGGCCGGGGTCGTCGGGCTCGAAGACGCGATGGCCGCCGTCGCCCGCCGGGCCGACCTGGTCAAGACCGCCGGGCCGGGCGCCATGCTCAGCGTGCTCGCCGCCGCGGAGGAGGTCGAGCGCTACGCGGTGGAGGACACCTGGATCGCGGCCGAGAACGGGCCGGGCCACTGCGTCTTCTCCGGTCGCCCGGACGCCGTGTCGACGCTGGCCGGCCGGCTGCGGGCCGCGGGGTTCACCACGTTGCCCGTGGACGCCAGGCATCCCTTCCACACCCCGCAGCTGGCGGCCGCCGCCGCCCGGCTCGGCGAGGACCTGCGCCACGTGGACCTGGCGCCGGCCCGCATCCCCATCGCTTCGAGCGTGCTCGGCGCGTGGCTGGACGGGGAGGTGCCCGAACCCGGCTACTGGCGTGACCACATGGTCAGCCGGGTGCGGTTCGCCGCGGCGGCCGGGCTGGTCCTGTCCCGGCACCGGGTCCTGGTCGAGGTGGGACCGGGGACCGCCCGGCCCTGGATCGCCCAGGCCGACCCGGACGCCGTGTGCGTGCGCACCGTGCGGCAGTCCTACGAGAACGCCGGCGACCGGCAGATCCTGCTGGAGGCACTGGGAGAACTGTGGGCCCACGGGGTCGAGGCCGACTGGCCGCGCCTGCACCGGGACACAGTGGACCGGAACCCAGAGCACCGGAACCCGGTGCGCCGGGCCACCCTGCCCCCGCGCGCCCTGCTGCGCCGCCGGTACCTGCCCGACACCGAGCCGCCCGCCGGTCCCTGGCCGGCGCCCGGCGCGGCGCGGCAGGCCGAGCCGGTACCCGAGACTCCTGCGCAGGAGCCGCCGCCGGAGGAGGAGGCACCCGGATCTTCGGTCGGGCAGTTCCTGGCCCACCGCTTCCGGGTCCTGCTCGGACTGCGCGAAGTGCACCCGGACGACCACTTCTTCCACCTCGGCGGCGACTCCCTGATGGGCGTGCACCTGATCTCGGGCCTCAAGGAACTCACCGGACGGGCCGTGCCCTCCTCCGTCGTCTTCGCCTCCGCGACCCTCGGCGGCATGACCCGCGAGGTCCAGGAATGGCTCGCCACCAACGAATACGAGCCGGAACCCCTCGACCACGGGAGCCCAGTGTCATGA
- a CDS encoding non-ribosomal peptide synthetase, protein MIVLPQRFPGHGEPRPRHATAPLSTPAAALLQGPGGVARLAALSRLLLHRYGAGWEVVGVAEDGRAFVCHESDADQEATPLGELADAVRSRPAAPPAEGELYAAVLPARAEVPPAGLGRPVWTLSVNGAALDLAHDTAVFDDASADRVAEHLALLANELAGHPDRAAGDVELLLPAERTLLLETWNAPHTPHADVTLHRLFREQSARTPDAVALRCGDTELTYGRLDAASDRFAHGLLPYLKEPGDLVVLTGERDLGLFTAILGIWKAGGAFVYLDPALPAPRAADILGLTGPVAVLTTASGHAAVGEQALKVEALLALDQPSGPPPDTARPDTTAYVLFTSGSSGTPKAVVRPHRMHTSRIRLEQDLYGPGPADRHLLKSPISFREFVWPLAGGGTAVLAERGRDRDDRYLARLIHDEGITTVSFVPSMLRLLLTQPAFRTAPALRHVFVGGEALSQDLEGELRSLGFEVHNTYTLSEADYVCHRTAAPATPGTGGPGTNVGVPLDMRVYLCDAAGRLVPPGIPGEIHTGGPGLADGYLGRPDLTAERFLPNRHDPGRPPVVFRTGDLARYLPGGELEYLGRADDQVKVRGQRVEPAEVETVLRGHPGVANAAVVSAPDPDQGAALVAYVVPAGEEIPVQRLRAYLAGRLPDFMVPARLASVPALPLLGSGKVDRKALRVVPRGRPELEVPYTAPETAGQRRAAELVARVLGLDEVGLDDDFFALGGDSLRLMLLRGALETAAGRQFALAEVFAAGTPRGCARLLDAEEPARLPARRPSDRRRRVRSRAATHVEGGDSK, encoded by the coding sequence AAGCGATGCCGACCAGGAGGCCACCCCGCTGGGCGAACTGGCCGACGCCGTCCGGTCGCGGCCCGCGGCGCCGCCGGCCGAGGGCGAGCTGTACGCGGCCGTGCTCCCGGCCCGCGCCGAGGTGCCGCCGGCCGGGCTCGGCCGTCCTGTTTGGACGCTCTCCGTCAACGGTGCCGCACTGGACTTGGCGCACGACACCGCCGTATTCGACGACGCCAGCGCGGATCGGGTCGCGGAACACCTGGCGCTGCTCGCGAACGAGCTCGCCGGGCACCCGGACCGGGCCGCCGGCGACGTCGAGCTGCTGCTGCCGGCGGAGCGCACGCTCCTGCTGGAAACCTGGAACGCCCCGCACACCCCGCACGCCGACGTCACCCTGCACCGCCTCTTCCGCGAGCAGAGCGCCCGCACGCCGGACGCCGTCGCCCTGCGGTGCGGCGACACCGAACTGACCTACGGCCGGCTGGACGCGGCCTCCGACCGGTTCGCGCACGGCCTGCTCCCGTACCTCAAGGAACCCGGCGACCTCGTGGTGCTGACCGGTGAGCGGGACCTCGGCCTGTTCACCGCCATCCTGGGCATCTGGAAGGCGGGCGGCGCGTTCGTCTACCTCGACCCGGCACTGCCCGCACCGCGGGCCGCGGACATCCTCGGCCTCACCGGCCCGGTGGCCGTGCTCACCACCGCCAGTGGCCACGCCGCCGTCGGCGAGCAGGCCCTGAAGGTCGAGGCCCTGCTCGCCCTCGACCAGCCGTCCGGTCCGCCGCCGGACACCGCGCGGCCCGACACCACGGCCTACGTCCTGTTCACCTCGGGCAGCAGCGGCACCCCCAAGGCCGTGGTGCGCCCGCACCGGATGCACACCTCCCGCATCCGGCTCGAACAGGACCTCTACGGCCCCGGCCCGGCGGACCGGCACCTGCTCAAGTCGCCCATCAGCTTCCGGGAGTTCGTCTGGCCGCTGGCCGGCGGCGGCACCGCGGTGCTGGCCGAGCGCGGCCGCGACCGCGACGATCGTTACCTCGCCCGGCTCATCCACGACGAGGGCATCACCACCGTCAGCTTCGTGCCGTCGATGCTGCGGCTGCTGCTGACCCAGCCCGCGTTCCGCACGGCGCCCGCGTTGCGGCACGTGTTCGTCGGGGGCGAGGCGCTGAGCCAGGACCTGGAGGGCGAACTGCGCTCGCTGGGCTTCGAGGTGCACAACACCTACACCCTCAGCGAGGCCGACTACGTCTGCCACCGCACCGCGGCCCCGGCCACCCCCGGGACCGGCGGCCCCGGCACCAACGTCGGCGTCCCGCTCGACATGCGCGTGTACCTGTGCGACGCGGCGGGCCGGCTGGTGCCGCCCGGCATCCCCGGCGAGATCCACACCGGCGGCCCCGGGCTGGCCGACGGCTACCTCGGGCGGCCCGACCTGACCGCCGAGCGGTTCCTGCCCAACCGGCACGATCCCGGACGCCCGCCGGTCGTGTTCCGGACCGGGGACCTGGCCCGGTACCTGCCCGGCGGCGAGCTGGAGTACCTGGGCCGGGCCGACGACCAGGTCAAGGTGCGCGGGCAGCGGGTGGAGCCGGCGGAGGTCGAGACCGTGCTGCGGGGGCACCCGGGCGTGGCCAACGCCGCCGTCGTCAGCGCGCCGGATCCCGACCAGGGGGCCGCCCTCGTCGCCTACGTCGTGCCCGCGGGCGAGGAGATCCCGGTCCAGCGGCTGCGTGCATACCTGGCCGGGCGGCTGCCGGACTTCATGGTGCCGGCGCGGCTGGCTTCGGTGCCCGCCCTGCCCCTGCTGGGCAGCGGCAAAGTCGACCGCAAGGCCCTGCGGGTCGTGCCCCGTGGCCGTCCGGAACTCGAAGTGCCTTACACCGCACCGGAAACTGCCGGGCAGCGCCGGGCCGCCGAGCTGGTGGCCCGCGTCCTGGGGCTGGACGAGGTCGGCCTCGACGACGACTTCTTCGCCCTCGGCGGCGACTCGCTGCGCCTGATGCTGCTGCGCGGCGCGCTGGAGACCGCGGCGGGCCGGCAGTTCGCGCTGGCCGAGGTGTTCGCCGCCGGCACCCCGCGTGGCTGCGCCCGCCTGCTGGACGCCGAGGAGCCCGCCCGACTGCCCGCCCGGCGGCCGTCCGACCGCCGCCGGCGCGTCCGCTCGCGGGCCGCCACCCACGTCGAAGGAGGGGATTCGAAGTGA